The stretch of DNA TGGTCGGGGCGTCCGCGGATTCAGGGCGGTGTCGTGCGGAAGTTGGAGAGTGTCCTGATGATTCAGAGGGGTCGTTGCGGTCGAGTAACGTAATGATCCAAAAACGATTGAATCTTCTCTGCATGCCCCTCCGTGAGCCCGTCAAAACAGAGGCCGCATCGCTTATACCTGAGTAAGTCCAACCCATCCTGCGCGGTTTCCGTGACGTCCGTATCGTACACCAGCCGGCAGGGGATCTGTTTCACAAGAAAGACGGCGTTCGCCGAGAACAGATCCATTTCCATGGGCTCATCGGCTTGGTTGGTCTAAGGAAAAAGTTGAAAAAGTCGTAATTCGAATTGTACAGATTTTGTAAGGCGGCATCGGCCTAACCTTCTCTCCGGCATTGAAAGCAGCAATTAGCAGGGCAGTGGGGGGCGGTTCCGCCTTTTGCTTGTTGGGGCGAGATTCGAGGTGATATCATGATCGCATTATTCGAACCGCCGACTCGAAAGGGTATCTGTGACACTCCGAATTCCTCGCAAGCTTCTCGTGCTCTTTCTGATCCTGTCTTTCGGCGTCCTGTTCTATCTGTCCCTGTCCCCGCCTACCGACGGTCACCAGTCGGAAAACGCCCTCTACGAAGATAAAATCGAACACGTCATTGCGTATGGTTGGCTGGCCCTTTTGTCGGCCATGGCTGCAAAAGGCAAGAAATCCATTCTCGCCGCGGTGCTGGGGCTGATCGTGTTGGGGATGGCGCTCGAATACGCGCAAACCTTCATCCCCCGCCGGATGTTTTCGCCGGATGACATGTTGGCCAATGTGTTCGGCGTGTTCGTGGGTGTGGCGTTGGGGATGTACGTGAAATCGCGACGTTCGTGGCAATAGGCTTCCCCCCCGGCGCGCCATCCTTATTGATGGCTTCACGCATTGCAGGGACGAATGCGCAAGTTAGCTATGCGTGTCATGTGGCATGAGACATAGCCGTGCAGGGAAAATTGCTACGGTAGCTCGGGGCAAGTGGCCGACGGATCCTCGAGGGCGATCATCCGTGATGATCATTTGGCATCACGGACTCGCGGCATGCAGGGACCGTTTAGGTTCCGGAATTCACTTCAGTGGCAGTTCCAAATACGGCTTTGGAACCTAACAAGCAAACCATCCTTCAAATAACTGGCGGAAGTGCATGGGAATCGAACCCACCGAGGACGCTGCTCACGCCCTCCACCGGATTTGAAGTCCGGGAGCCCCACCAGCGGGCTATCCACTTCCGCGCCAAGACGATCGGACTTGTTCGAGTGTCCGACCGCCCTGTGTAGTTAATATAATGGATTCGTGCTTAAAGTCAAAACAAACGTGCGCCCTCACCCCACCCCTCTCCCATGCTGCGGTCGGTTCGACAGGCTCACGACCTTCGACCGGTTCGACAGGCTCACGACCTTCGGTCGGTTCGACAGGCTCACGACCTTCGACCGGTTCGACAGGCTCACGACCTTCGGCCGGCTCGGAGCAGGCCAGAGGGCGAGGGAGTCCATGAATCAATACAGAAACATGGGCTTCCCGTACACGTGGCGGACTTTGGGGCGGTATTGCTCGATGTCGTAAAGTTCCCTCACGTCCACCCGCTTCAGGCCCGTGGTGATGGTGGACATGGGCACGTCGCCGTACAGGCCGTTTCGAAGGACCACCAACCGCCCGGTGGACGCCTTCTTGATCAGGTCCACCGCCATATTGGCGTAGTTCACGGCCACCATCATGTCCAGCGAGTCCGGAGAACCGCTTCTCATGAGATAGAACAGCGGCTGGAAGATAATATCGATGCCCGTGATCTGCTTGATGGCGTCTCCGGTCACGGCGCCGATGCCTCCCAGCTTGCGGTGCCCGTAGGGGTCCGCTTCCCCTTTCACCAGCATGTCGCCGCCTTCCATTTTGGCCCCTTCACTGATGGTCATCATGGCGTAATTGCTGGGATTTTTGGACCGGTCGTCCACCAGGAAGGCCGCCAGTTTCTCGATGTCGAAGGGCACTTCGGAAATGATGGCCCGGTCGACTCCGGACAGGTACGCGGAAATGAGCGAGGTCTCCCCGCAATACCTTCCGAACAGCTCGACCACGGCAATACGCTCGTGGGACCCGGTCGAGGTGCGCAGGGCATGAATGAAATTCACGCTGCGGGTCACGGCCGTGGAAAAACCGATGCAATAGTCCGTGCCGTACACGTCGTTGTCCATGGTCTTGGGAATGGCCACCACGGGAAAGCCCTCTTTGTGAAGACGCTCGCCGAACGATAACGTGTCGTCGCCTCCGATGGGGACGATGGCGTCGATACCCAGCTTTTCGATGTTGGACAGAATGTGCTGGGTGAAGTCGGTCTTTTCCTTGGTCGGGTCCAGCTTGTGTCGGAGGAATTCCGGACAGTTCGAGGCCTTCACCGCGCTGGGGTTGGTCCTCGAGGTGTGCAGGAACGTGCCCCCGGAACGGTCGATGGTCC from Deltaproteobacteria bacterium encodes:
- the vanZ gene encoding VanZ family protein — its product is MTLRIPRKLLVLFLILSFGVLFYLSLSPPTDGHQSENALYEDKIEHVIAYGWLALLSAMAAKGKKSILAAVLGLIVLGMALEYAQTFIPRRMFSPDDMLANVFGVFVGVALGMYVKSRRSWQ
- a CDS encoding 6-phosphofructokinase, with the translated sequence MNVKKNLTIAVLTGGGDVPGLNPCIKTLVNSAIDDGMNVLGIRRGWGGLLGYNPDDPDSLDKSIMKLDKAVVRTIDRSGGTFLHTSRTNPSAVKASNCPEFLRHKLDPTKEKTDFTQHILSNIEKLGIDAIVPIGGDDTLSFGERLHKEGFPVVAIPKTMDNDVYGTDYCIGFSTAVTRSVNFIHALRTSTGSHERIAVVELFGRYCGETSLISAYLSGVDRAIISEVPFDIEKLAAFLVDDRSKNPSNYAMMTISEGAKMEGGDMLVKGEADPYGHRKLGGIGAVTGDAIKQITGIDIIFQPLFYLMRSGSPDSLDMMVAVNYANMAVDLIKKASTGRLVVLRNGLYGDVPMSTITTGLKRVDVRELYDIEQYRPKVRHVYGKPMFLY